From a single Paraburkholderia edwinii genomic region:
- a CDS encoding DUF3563 domain-containing protein encodes MLRYFLNAISRWFVSASFDRREEYLAQAKTIDELERRIRETDRWLGP; translated from the coding sequence ATGCTTCGTTATTTTCTGAACGCAATCTCCAGATGGTTCGTGAGCGCGTCGTTTGACCGTCGCGAGGAATACCTCGCGCAGGCAAAGACGATCGATGAACTCGAACGCCGCATACGGGAGACGGACCGCTGGCTTGGGCCCTGA
- the sufD gene encoding Fe-S cluster assembly protein SufD, with product MKSESLDHLTQVFTALAPTLPGAALPWMNERRLRAFEQFRVQGFPARTEEAWKYTNLDVLNDKLLRFAPALDHQGYQQDVERLVKLHALHDAHRLVFVNGAWVQEQSDIGALPPGVFIGSLASALEQMPDEIRKQLERDEEFNGLTAFNAAFARDGFVMLIPPHTMLDKPLHVLFIGGGESDLTVQPLNLIVAGAHARCAAVEQYVGTRENWYYTNTVTHIHADDNADVQHYRVQQEAPAAVHTGTVIAGQRSASRFSSYAFSFGAALARSTITAKLAAPGTHTTLDGLYVGNSKQHLDHYTMIDHAHPQCSSRETYRGVLDGSAHGVFNGRIVVRQDAQKTDADQANHNLLLSRNAEVDTKPQLEIFADDVRCTHGTTVGQLDETQLFYLRARGIDEPAARALLTFAFARDVIDRVAIDSLKARLEATLLTRMADAPADAKDA from the coding sequence ATGAAGAGCGAGTCCCTCGACCATCTGACGCAGGTGTTCACGGCGCTTGCGCCGACTTTGCCGGGCGCGGCGCTGCCGTGGATGAACGAGCGGCGCTTGCGGGCCTTCGAACAGTTTCGCGTGCAGGGGTTTCCGGCGCGTACCGAGGAAGCGTGGAAGTACACGAATCTCGACGTTCTGAACGACAAGCTGCTGCGTTTTGCACCGGCCCTCGATCATCAAGGCTATCAACAGGACGTCGAACGGCTCGTGAAGCTGCATGCGCTCCATGACGCACACCGGTTGGTGTTTGTGAACGGCGCGTGGGTGCAGGAGCAGTCCGACATCGGTGCGCTGCCGCCGGGCGTATTTATCGGCAGCCTCGCCAGTGCGCTCGAACAGATGCCCGACGAAATCCGCAAGCAACTCGAACGTGACGAAGAGTTCAACGGGCTCACAGCGTTTAACGCCGCTTTTGCGCGCGATGGTTTCGTGATGCTGATACCGCCGCATACGATGCTCGACAAGCCGCTGCATGTGCTCTTTATCGGCGGCGGCGAAAGCGATCTGACCGTCCAGCCTTTGAACCTGATTGTCGCAGGGGCGCACGCGCGTTGTGCCGCCGTAGAACAGTATGTTGGCACTCGGGAAAACTGGTACTACACAAACACGGTGACGCACATCCATGCGGATGACAACGCGGATGTGCAGCACTATCGCGTGCAACAGGAAGCGCCGGCCGCCGTTCATACGGGAACCGTCATTGCCGGGCAACGTAGCGCGAGTCGTTTCTCGTCGTATGCGTTTTCGTTCGGCGCCGCGCTCGCGCGCTCGACGATTACCGCGAAGCTCGCCGCGCCGGGCACGCACACGACGCTCGATGGCCTTTACGTCGGAAACAGCAAGCAGCATCTCGACCACTACACGATGATCGATCATGCACACCCGCAATGCTCGAGCCGCGAGACTTACCGCGGCGTGCTCGACGGCTCCGCGCACGGCGTATTTAACGGGCGCATCGTCGTGCGCCAGGATGCGCAGAAGACCGATGCCGATCAGGCCAATCACAATCTGCTGCTGTCGCGCAATGCGGAAGTCGACACCAAGCCTCAACTCGAGATCTTCGCCGACGACGTGCGCTGCACGCATGGCACAACGGTCGGGCAGCTCGACGAAACGCAGCTGTTCTATCTGCGTGCGCGCGGCATCGACGAACCGGCCGCACGCGCGCTGCTGACCTTCGCCTTTGCGCGCGACGTGATCGACCGCGTGGCGATCGATTCGTTGAAAGCGCGTCTCGAAGCCACCTTGCTGACGCGGATGGCCGATGCACCGGCCGACGCAAAGGATGCCTGA
- the sufB gene encoding Fe-S cluster assembly protein SufB, whose translation MADTMTELDPFVNRQYKHGFVSDVQADSLPPGLDENVIRAISARKGEPEFLLEWRLAAYRHWLTMIEPQWATVRREAIDYQSIVYYSAPKTGNTGPKSLDEVDPELLRTYERLGVPLKEREILAGVAVDAVFDSVSVATTFREKLSALGIIFCSFSDAVRDHPDLVQRYLGSVVPHKDNFFAALNSAVFSDGSFVYVPPGVRCPMELSTYFRINAQNTGQFERTLIIADKGAQVSYLEGCTAPMRDENQLHAAVVELVALDDAQIRYSTVQNWYPGDENGRGGIYNFVTKRGDCRGKNSKISWTQVETGSAITWKYPSVILRGDNSIGEFYSVALTNNLQQADTGTKMIHIGANTRSTIVSKGISAGRGSNAYRGLVRIARSAEGARNFTQCDSLLMGDRCSAHTFPYIEVKNPTAKVEHEASTSRVGEDQLFYCMQRGLSAEDAVSMIVNGFCKEVFDQLPMEFAVEAQKLLGISLEGSVG comes from the coding sequence ATGGCAGACACGATGACCGAACTCGACCCCTTCGTAAACCGTCAGTACAAGCATGGTTTTGTGTCGGACGTGCAGGCCGATTCGTTGCCGCCGGGGCTGGACGAGAACGTGATCCGCGCAATTTCAGCGCGCAAAGGCGAGCCGGAGTTTCTGCTCGAATGGCGCCTTGCGGCATATCGCCACTGGTTGACGATGATCGAGCCGCAATGGGCCACGGTGCGGCGCGAGGCGATCGATTACCAGTCGATCGTCTATTACTCGGCGCCAAAGACGGGAAATACCGGGCCGAAGAGTCTCGACGAAGTCGACCCGGAACTGTTGCGCACCTACGAAAGGCTCGGCGTGCCGCTCAAGGAACGCGAAATACTGGCGGGCGTGGCGGTCGATGCGGTGTTCGACAGCGTATCGGTTGCCACGACGTTCCGTGAAAAGCTCTCGGCGCTCGGCATTATTTTCTGCTCGTTTTCGGATGCGGTACGCGATCACCCGGATCTCGTGCAGCGATATCTGGGATCCGTCGTGCCGCACAAGGACAACTTCTTTGCGGCATTGAATTCGGCGGTGTTCAGCGACGGCTCGTTTGTCTATGTGCCGCCCGGCGTGCGCTGCCCGATGGAACTGTCGACCTATTTCCGCATCAATGCGCAAAACACCGGCCAGTTCGAACGCACGCTGATCATCGCGGACAAAGGCGCGCAAGTCAGTTATCTCGAAGGCTGCACAGCGCCGATGCGCGATGAAAATCAGCTGCATGCGGCGGTGGTGGAACTTGTCGCGCTCGACGATGCGCAGATCCGCTATTCGACGGTGCAGAACTGGTATCCGGGCGACGAGAACGGCCGCGGCGGCATCTACAACTTCGTGACCAAGCGCGGCGATTGCCGCGGGAAAAATTCGAAGATTTCGTGGACGCAGGTCGAAACCGGCTCGGCCATCACGTGGAAGTACCCGAGCGTGATTCTGCGCGGCGACAACTCGATCGGGGAGTTCTACTCGGTCGCGCTGACCAACAACCTGCAGCAGGCGGATACCGGCACGAAGATGATTCATATCGGCGCGAATACTCGCAGCACGATCGTGTCCAAGGGCATTTCGGCGGGGCGCGGCAGCAACGCGTATCGCGGACTCGTGCGCATCGCGCGTTCGGCCGAAGGCGCGCGCAATTTCACGCAATGCGATTCGCTGCTAATGGGCGACCGCTGCAGCGCGCATACGTTTCCGTATATCGAAGTGAAAAATCCGACAGCGAAGGTCGAGCACGAAGCATCGACGTCGCGCGTCGGCGAAGACCAGCTGTTCTATTGCATGCAGCGCGGGCTGTCGGCGGAAGACGCGGTGTCGATGATCGTCAACGGATTCTGCAAGGAAGTGTTCGACCAGTTGCCGATGGAATTCGCGGTCGAAGCGCAAAAGCTGCTGGGCATCAGCCTGGAAGGCAGCGTGGGCTAG
- the sufC gene encoding Fe-S cluster assembly ATPase SufC, with translation MLKIRNLRASVEGKEILRGIDLDVKPGEVHAIMGPNGSGKSTLANVLAGRDQFEITGGEVSWFGSNLLELAPEERAREGIFLAFQYPVEIPGVSNVYLLRAALNAQRRHRGEPELDAIDFLELLRSRMDVMQMNDDLLHRAVNEGFSGGEKKRNEILQMAVLEPKLAILDETDSGLDIDALQLVAKGVNAMRSPERAIVLVTHYQRLLDYIVPDYVHVLSQGKIVRSGTRELALELEQRGYGWLVQGSDEEASAQVTV, from the coding sequence ATGCTGAAAATCAGAAACCTGCGTGCAAGCGTTGAAGGCAAAGAGATTCTGCGCGGCATCGACCTCGATGTGAAGCCGGGCGAAGTGCACGCGATCATGGGGCCGAACGGCTCGGGCAAGAGCACGCTTGCGAATGTGCTGGCGGGCCGCGACCAGTTCGAGATTACGGGTGGCGAAGTATCGTGGTTCGGCTCGAATCTGCTCGAGCTTGCGCCGGAGGAACGCGCGCGCGAAGGCATTTTTCTCGCGTTCCAGTATCCGGTCGAAATTCCGGGCGTGAGCAACGTCTATCTGCTGCGCGCGGCGCTCAATGCGCAGCGCCGCCATCGCGGCGAACCGGAACTCGACGCGATCGATTTTCTCGAGCTGCTGCGAAGCAGGATGGACGTGATGCAGATGAACGACGATCTACTGCATCGCGCGGTGAACGAAGGGTTCTCCGGCGGCGAGAAGAAGCGCAACGAGATTCTGCAGATGGCGGTGCTCGAACCGAAGCTGGCGATTCTCGATGAAACCGATTCCGGACTCGATATCGACGCGCTGCAACTCGTGGCCAAAGGCGTCAATGCCATGCGCAGCCCCGAGCGCGCGATTGTGCTGGTCACGCACTATCAGCGGCTGCTCGACTACATCGTGCCGGACTATGTGCACGTGCTGTCGCAAGGGAAAATCGTGCGGTCGGGCACGCGTGAGCTGGCGCTCGAGCTTGAACAGCGCGGTTATGGCTGGCTCGTGCAGGGTTCCGACGAAGAGGCTTCTGCGCAGGTGACGGTATGA
- a CDS encoding SUF system Fe-S cluster assembly protein has translation MSGESFSDESTRPLKDRVIDGLRTLYDPEIPVNIYDLGLIYDLKVDEEAGRVEIQMTLTAPACPVAETFPSVVEEEVFSLAGVRDVKIELVWEPPWTKARMTEAARLQLGMF, from the coding sequence ATGAGCGGCGAATCGTTTAGCGACGAAAGCACGCGTCCGCTGAAAGACCGCGTGATCGACGGATTGCGTACGCTATACGACCCGGAGATCCCGGTGAACATCTACGATCTCGGTCTGATCTACGACCTGAAGGTCGACGAGGAAGCAGGCCGCGTCGAAATCCAGATGACGCTGACGGCGCCCGCGTGCCCGGTCGCAGAAACGTTTCCGTCGGTGGTCGAGGAAGAAGTGTTTTCGCTGGCAGGCGTACGTGACGTCAAGATTGAACTCGTGTGGGAGCCGCCCTGGACGAAGGCGCGCATGACCGAGGCCGCGCGTCTTCAACTCGGTATGTTCTGA
- a CDS encoding AraC family transcriptional regulator has protein sequence MTTPSQYLSYSRGAAGQYEWQQRLRSLGIDCRMDPLRSIDAGFTSWSAGQIAILSADFRHQTITPVSPDESPLTHDHLFLKVVKSGSAIIEQFGQTRVIHEGDVVVLDPKEPYREMVTERATGLGLRFPRSALRERGFRCALRGIYLPDVSSPDVQAVRALIEVLGQQSGASSAEVRRRLGDQLLDLLDIVIDDPTVVRTGRGPAAIIFKAKQFISRNAGNADLSPSQIAAHACVSEKHLSRLFTAQGTSLMRYVQSVRLERAAQLLAATPWRRNLVVQVAFECGFTTASHFSRAFKERFGVAPSEAQALALRRSSSAAGGAHEGFTAETLQTDSAQDQNIPS, from the coding sequence ATGACCACGCCTTCCCAATACCTGTCCTATAGCCGCGGCGCTGCCGGCCAGTACGAATGGCAGCAACGCTTGCGCTCGCTCGGTATCGACTGCCGGATGGACCCGCTACGTTCGATCGACGCAGGTTTTACCAGCTGGAGCGCCGGGCAGATCGCGATCCTGTCTGCCGATTTTCGCCATCAGACGATCACGCCCGTGTCTCCCGACGAGTCGCCGTTGACGCACGACCATCTGTTTCTTAAGGTCGTCAAAAGCGGCTCCGCCATCATCGAACAGTTCGGGCAAACACGCGTGATTCACGAGGGCGACGTCGTCGTGCTCGATCCCAAAGAGCCTTACCGGGAAATGGTCACCGAACGCGCGACCGGGCTCGGCTTGCGCTTTCCGCGTTCCGCCCTGCGCGAACGCGGCTTTCGCTGCGCATTGCGTGGCATTTATCTGCCCGATGTGTCTTCGCCAGACGTGCAGGCGGTCCGCGCGTTGATCGAAGTGCTCGGCCAGCAATCAGGCGCGTCGAGCGCCGAGGTCAGGCGCCGCCTGGGCGATCAGTTGCTCGATCTGCTCGATATCGTGATCGACGATCCGACCGTGGTTCGCACCGGCCGCGGACCGGCGGCCATCATCTTCAAGGCGAAGCAGTTTATTTCGCGTAACGCCGGCAATGCGGATCTCTCTCCGTCGCAGATTGCCGCGCATGCGTGCGTGTCCGAAAAGCATCTGAGCCGTCTTTTCACGGCGCAAGGCACGTCGTTGATGCGCTACGTGCAGTCGGTGCGCCTCGAACGCGCCGCTCAGCTGCTTGCGGCGACGCCATGGCGGCGCAATCTGGTCGTACAGGTCGCGTTCGAGTGCGGATTTACGACCGCATCGCATTTCAGCCGCGCGTTCAAGGAGCGATTCGGTGTCGCGCCAAGCGAAGCGCAGGCGCTTGCGCTGCGTCGCTCTTCCTCAGCGGCGGGCGGTGCACATGAGGGGTTCACTGCCGAAACGCTCCAGACCGACTCCGCCCAGGATCAGAACATACCGAGTTGA
- the hemH gene encoding ferrochelatase, whose protein sequence is MHSSLSPARHTDTHSADTAVLLINLGTPDTPSPRDVRRYLAEFLSDPRVVELPAWPWQPLLHGLVLPFRSRASAKKYESIWMQEGSPLAVHTERQARELQAWFDARGKRIVVEHAMRYGNPSIAAVITRLRANGVKRILVLPMYPQYAASTTATAFDKIAAALRKIRNQPVMRFVNHYHADARYIEALRRQVQRYWDANGRPNFAAGDKVLFSFHGLPLRSVELGDPYYSQCMQTGALLAVALGLAPGQFCVTFQSRFGYQKWLEPATDEMLADLGDADTSRVDVFCPGFTADCIETIEEIGIEGRDIFLEFGGMEFHRIDCLNEAPAFIDMLGEIALDNLAGWSNEAPLTSGSTDLFEAA, encoded by the coding sequence ATGCATTCCAGCCTCAGCCCCGCCAGGCACACCGATACGCACTCAGCCGACACCGCCGTACTGCTGATCAACCTCGGCACGCCCGACACGCCCTCGCCGCGCGATGTCCGGCGATACCTTGCCGAGTTTCTGTCCGACCCGCGCGTGGTCGAGCTGCCGGCGTGGCCGTGGCAACCGCTTCTGCACGGACTTGTGCTGCCGTTTCGCAGCCGCGCGTCGGCGAAGAAATATGAATCGATCTGGATGCAGGAAGGGTCACCGCTTGCCGTGCACACCGAACGTCAGGCGCGCGAGCTGCAGGCGTGGTTCGATGCGCGCGGTAAGCGCATTGTCGTCGAACATGCGATGCGTTATGGCAACCCGTCGATTGCGGCGGTCATCACTCGGCTGCGCGCGAACGGCGTGAAGCGCATTCTCGTGCTGCCGATGTATCCGCAATACGCGGCGTCGACCACCGCCACCGCATTCGACAAGATCGCGGCCGCGCTGCGAAAAATCCGCAACCAGCCCGTCATGCGCTTCGTCAATCACTATCATGCGGACGCGCGCTATATCGAAGCGCTGCGTCGTCAGGTGCAGCGCTATTGGGATGCGAACGGCCGGCCAAACTTCGCCGCGGGCGACAAGGTGCTGTTCAGCTTTCATGGCTTGCCATTGCGCTCGGTCGAACTCGGCGATCCTTACTACAGCCAGTGCATGCAAACCGGCGCCTTGCTGGCCGTTGCACTCGGACTTGCACCCGGGCAATTTTGCGTGACGTTTCAATCGCGCTTCGGTTATCAGAAGTGGCTCGAACCCGCGACGGACGAAATGCTCGCCGACCTCGGCGACGCCGACACTTCGCGCGTCGACGTGTTTTGCCCCGGATTCACGGCCGATTGCATCGAGACGATCGAAGAAATCGGCATCGAGGGACGCGATATTTTCCTTGAATTTGGCGGCATGGAATTCCATCGCATCGATTGCCTCAATGAAGCGCCCGCCTTTATCGATATGCTTGGCGAGATCGCGCTCGACAATCTTGCCGGCTGGTCCAACGAGGCGCCGCTGACAAGCGGCTCAACCGACCTGTTCGAGGCGGCTTAG
- a CDS encoding DUF3460 family protein, whose amino-acid sequence MYQSDATQFLNSLKTKNPRLEEDQRKGRALLWDKQAIDLDEQATLRRSRVAQPPYPYFMTV is encoded by the coding sequence ATGTACCAATCCGACGCAACCCAATTTCTCAATTCGTTGAAGACGAAAAACCCGAGACTCGAAGAAGATCAACGCAAAGGCCGTGCCTTATTGTGGGACAAACAGGCCATCGATCTCGATGAGCAGGCGACGCTTCGCCGTTCGCGCGTCGCGCAGCCTCCGTACCCGTACTTCATGACGGTCTAG
- a CDS encoding DUF4148 domain-containing protein, with translation MMKIRFATPLVAAAALAISAWAGTAANVAHAGELTRAQVRAELAQLRAAGYDQSVGEDAHYPDALQLAEARVHATQPAAKAVQENSGYGVDAAGTSASGGNRFAQPGNDGMKPIYFGQ, from the coding sequence ATGATGAAGATCCGATTCGCTACTCCCCTCGTGGCCGCGGCCGCGCTCGCCATTTCCGCATGGGCCGGCACTGCCGCGAACGTCGCGCACGCGGGTGAACTGACGCGTGCCCAGGTGCGGGCCGAACTCGCGCAATTGCGTGCAGCCGGTTACGACCAGTCGGTCGGCGAGGACGCGCACTATCCGGACGCGCTGCAACTGGCAGAGGCGCGCGTCCATGCGACGCAGCCGGCAGCAAAAGCAGTTCAAGAAAACTCGGGCTATGGCGTCGACGCCGCAGGTACGTCGGCATCCGGCGGCAACCGCTTCGCACAGCCGGGCAACGACGGCATGAAGCCAATCTATTTCGGGCAATAA
- a CDS encoding DUF3455 domain-containing protein yields MFRNRLSIFRVCTVLAAACLAAGSVPAQSAVSTSSSLTPLHATPYTSTTATGVQIYMCEYDSAHHLAWLFRSPQATLYDTVGRAVFQHDAGPSWQAHDGSRIVGHPIAQMASASPGSIPQLLLETTSDDKNGNSGGNSGGELSGVRYVQRLNTVGGSAPAQMCTAEHQVAYSPYFANYVFWK; encoded by the coding sequence ATGTTCCGCAATCGTTTATCCATTTTCCGCGTATGCACCGTGCTGGCCGCCGCCTGTCTGGCGGCCGGGTCCGTGCCGGCTCAATCCGCTGTTTCGACGTCGTCGTCGCTTACGCCGTTGCATGCGACGCCGTACACATCCACTACCGCGACCGGCGTGCAGATCTATATGTGCGAGTACGACAGCGCGCACCATCTCGCGTGGTTATTCAGAAGTCCACAGGCGACGTTGTACGACACAGTCGGACGAGCCGTGTTTCAGCACGACGCGGGACCGTCATGGCAGGCGCACGACGGTAGCCGTATCGTCGGCCATCCGATTGCCCAGATGGCCAGCGCATCTCCAGGCAGTATTCCGCAGTTGTTGCTTGAAACGACAAGCGACGATAAAAACGGCAACAGCGGCGGCAACAGCGGCGGCGAACTGTCGGGCGTGCGCTATGTGCAGCGATTGAACACGGTGGGCGGCAGTGCGCCGGCCCAGATGTGCACGGCTGAACATCAGGTTGCTTACTCGCCGTACTTCGCGAACTACGTGTTCTGGAAGTGA
- the rclC gene encoding reactive chlorine resistance membrane protein RclC, with the protein MNLYTDFLRVASRGEGLGANLVRIAIAIVFLWIGALKFVPYEADSITPLVAQSPVMEFFYEHPKEYAQHMTKEGQLVPEQRQWQQANNTYGFSRGLGTLEIIIGLLVLSNFVSRNLGLLGGVLSFLTPFVTLSFLITTPETWVPALGDAQHGFPFLSEHGRLIIKDTVILAGGVVIIADSAKRLLLERAPLTPSGVRSLLAKHTQS; encoded by the coding sequence ATGAACCTCTATACCGACTTTCTGCGAGTCGCGAGCCGTGGCGAAGGCCTCGGCGCGAATCTCGTCCGTATCGCCATCGCGATCGTGTTTCTGTGGATCGGCGCGCTAAAGTTCGTTCCGTACGAAGCGGACAGTATTACGCCGCTCGTCGCGCAAAGCCCTGTGATGGAGTTCTTCTACGAGCATCCGAAGGAGTATGCGCAGCATATGACGAAGGAAGGCCAGCTCGTGCCCGAGCAACGCCAATGGCAGCAGGCCAATAACACGTACGGCTTCTCGCGTGGCCTCGGCACGCTCGAAATCATCATTGGCCTGCTCGTGCTGTCGAACTTCGTTTCGCGCAACCTCGGGCTGCTCGGTGGCGTGCTGTCGTTTCTCACACCGTTCGTCACACTGTCGTTCCTGATAACGACACCGGAGACCTGGGTGCCCGCGCTCGGCGATGCGCAGCACGGCTTTCCGTTTTTATCCGAGCACGGCCGGCTGATCATCAAGGACACCGTGATACTGGCCGGCGGCGTCGTGATCATCGCCGATTCGGCAAAACGGCTGCTGCTCGAACGCGCGCCGCTCACGCCGTCGGGTGTACGTTCGCTGCTCGCGAAACACACGCAATCCTGA
- the sufU gene encoding Fe-S cluster assembly sulfur transfer protein SufU, whose translation MSDIRELYQEVIFDHYRRPHNRHDVDHASHMAVGYNTLCGDRVKLALRVENGIVTEVGFDGEGCAIATASASMMTDLVKGKTLEEAERLIERFQGMVTSDHEPAQGDVEGLGKTRILAGVRDYPARVKCATLAWHTLSAALHGRKEHEE comes from the coding sequence ATGAGCGATATCCGCGAGCTGTATCAGGAGGTGATCTTCGATCACTACCGCCGGCCGCATAACCGGCATGACGTCGATCACGCAAGCCACATGGCGGTGGGTTACAACACGCTGTGCGGCGACCGCGTCAAGCTTGCGCTGCGCGTCGAGAACGGCATCGTGACCGAGGTTGGTTTCGACGGCGAGGGGTGTGCGATCGCCACCGCATCGGCATCGATGATGACCGATCTCGTCAAGGGCAAGACGCTTGAGGAGGCGGAACGGCTTATCGAGCGCTTTCAAGGCATGGTGACAAGCGATCATGAACCCGCGCAAGGCGATGTCGAAGGCCTTGGTAAAACACGGATTCTCGCCGGCGTGCGTGACTATCCGGCGCGCGTCAAATGCGCAACGCTTGCGTGGCACACGCTATCGGCGGCATTGCACGGTCGCAAGGAGCATGAAGAATGA
- a CDS encoding response regulator transcription factor, with protein sequence MSETVSRGSESNDSSGIVYVIDDDSPICEAVESLFRSVGLQAKTYSHAVDFLTSNMPDRPSCLLLDVRLRGPSGFVVQSQMRERQIHIPIIFMTAHGDVAMSVKAMKAGAFDFLTKPVRDQELLDVVAEALKVDEKRIRYQRSLAALRNHYDSLTPRQREVMTLVVSGLMNKQIASQMCLSEITVKIYRREAMKKMGATTVADLVRKAVQLGIQEPAPEHLMPVAQYAKETAM encoded by the coding sequence ATGAGCGAGACAGTCAGCCGTGGCTCGGAGAGCAACGACAGCAGCGGAATCGTCTATGTAATCGATGACGATTCACCGATCTGCGAAGCAGTCGAATCTTTGTTCCGTTCGGTGGGACTACAAGCAAAGACCTACTCGCACGCAGTGGACTTTCTGACAAGCAACATGCCCGACAGGCCATCGTGCCTGCTGCTCGACGTGCGCTTAAGAGGCCCAAGCGGCTTTGTCGTTCAAAGCCAGATGCGAGAGCGTCAAATTCATATTCCGATCATCTTCATGACGGCGCACGGCGACGTTGCAATGTCGGTCAAAGCGATGAAAGCCGGTGCGTTTGACTTCCTGACGAAGCCGGTTCGAGACCAGGAACTGCTTGATGTGGTTGCCGAGGCGCTTAAAGTCGATGAGAAGCGCATACGCTACCAACGGTCGCTGGCGGCGCTGCGCAATCATTACGACTCGCTGACCCCGCGGCAGCGCGAAGTGATGACGCTCGTGGTAAGCGGTCTGATGAACAAGCAGATTGCGTCCCAGATGTGCCTGAGCGAGATCACGGTCAAGATCTACCGCAGGGAAGCGATGAAAAAAATGGGCGCGACGACCGTGGCTGATCTCGTTCGTAAAGCAGTTCAGCTCGGCATACAGGAACCGGCGCCGGAGCACCTGATGCCAGTTGCCCAGTACGCGAAAGAAACGGCGATGTGA
- a CDS encoding cysteine desulfurase produces the protein MKRIDLEREDLVRVWRHDFPILDTRPNGKPLVYLDNAATTQKPYRVIEAEADYYRNTNSNVHRGVHWLAERATEAYERSRATVAKFIHAADTSEIIFVRGTTEAINLVAHSFARPRLQPGDEIVISAIEHHSNIVPWQLACEQTGATLKVVPVDDTGTLDVRAFEDLLSPRTKLVALAHVSNALGTINPIKRLIDIAHKHGIPVLLDGAQAIAHVPVDVRSLDCDFYAFSGHKLYGPTGIGVLYGKAKWLGTMPPWQGGGDMIRTVSFEKTTYNELPWKFEAGTPNIAGAIALAAAIDYIGSLGFGAIEACEHALLEHATDELQRVDGVRLIGTAAEKSGILSFVVDGIHAHDVGSILSDAGVAVRAGHHCAMPAMARFNVPATVRASLALYNTHEEIDALVKGLARVKELFGS, from the coding sequence ATGAAACGCATCGATCTGGAACGCGAAGACCTCGTGCGCGTATGGCGGCACGATTTTCCGATTCTCGACACCCGTCCGAACGGCAAGCCGCTCGTTTATCTCGACAATGCGGCGACTACGCAAAAGCCGTATCGCGTGATCGAGGCGGAAGCCGACTACTACCGCAATACGAATTCGAACGTGCACCGCGGCGTGCACTGGCTGGCCGAGCGCGCAACGGAAGCCTACGAGCGTTCGCGCGCGACGGTCGCGAAGTTTATCCATGCCGCGGACACGTCTGAGATTATTTTCGTGCGCGGCACCACCGAAGCGATCAACCTCGTCGCGCACAGCTTCGCGCGGCCGCGTTTGCAGCCGGGCGACGAGATCGTCATCTCCGCGATCGAACATCATTCGAATATCGTGCCGTGGCAGCTTGCATGCGAACAGACCGGGGCGACGCTGAAAGTCGTGCCGGTCGACGATACCGGCACGCTCGATGTGAGGGCGTTTGAAGATCTGCTGAGCCCGCGGACTAAACTCGTTGCGCTCGCACATGTGTCGAATGCATTGGGCACGATCAATCCGATCAAGCGGCTGATCGACATTGCACATAAGCATGGCATTCCTGTGCTGCTCGACGGCGCGCAGGCCATTGCACATGTACCCGTCGACGTGCGGTCGCTCGATTGCGATTTCTACGCTTTTTCGGGCCACAAGCTGTACGGCCCGACCGGTATCGGCGTGCTGTACGGCAAGGCGAAATGGCTCGGTACGATGCCGCCGTGGCAGGGCGGAGGCGACATGATTCGCACCGTGTCGTTCGAAAAGACCACGTACAACGAACTGCCGTGGAAATTCGAAGCGGGCACGCCGAATATCGCCGGCGCCATCGCGCTTGCGGCTGCGATCGACTATATCGGCTCGCTCGGCTTCGGCGCGATTGAAGCGTGCGAGCATGCGCTGCTCGAGCACGCGACCGATGAATTGCAGCGCGTGGACGGGGTGCGGCTGATCGGCACGGCCGCGGAAAAATCGGGCATTCTGTCTTTCGTCGTCGACGGCATTCACGCGCACGATGTCGGCTCGATTCTGAGCGATGCCGGCGTTGCCGTGCGCGCTGGCCACCATTGCGCGATGCCGGCCATGGCGCGCTTTAACGTGCCGGCAACGGTGCGTGCTTCGCTAGCGCTATACAACACGCACGAGGAGATCGACGCTTTGGTGAAGGGCCTTGCGCGCGTGAAGGAGCTGTTCGGATCATGA